In one Streptomyces sp. T12 genomic region, the following are encoded:
- a CDS encoding FadR/GntR family transcriptional regulator produces the protein MALTDEAIDKIKAMIVAGELAPGSRLPKEEILARQLGLSRNSLREAVRALTAMRILVTRQGDGTYVSSLEPHLLLESLSFAADVSQGHTALQLLQVRRLLEPQATGLAAALLKPKDLQELRNILDRSRTVATVEEFVAHDIAFHLRIVEAVGNPVLSMLLQVLSTRTQRVRIVRGSQASHALNSAHEDHEQILSALQSRDALLATAAATVHITAVEQWLATSLSDDPIRAIDD, from the coding sequence GTGGCACTGACGGACGAGGCGATCGACAAGATCAAGGCGATGATCGTCGCCGGTGAACTCGCGCCCGGCTCGCGGCTCCCCAAGGAGGAGATCCTCGCCAGACAGCTCGGCCTGTCCCGGAACTCCCTGCGCGAGGCAGTCCGGGCGCTGACGGCCATGCGCATTCTGGTCACCCGGCAGGGCGACGGCACGTACGTCTCCAGTCTGGAGCCCCATCTCCTGCTGGAGAGCCTCTCCTTCGCCGCGGATGTCTCCCAGGGCCATACGGCTCTGCAGTTGCTCCAGGTACGACGACTGCTCGAACCGCAGGCGACGGGGCTGGCCGCCGCGCTGCTCAAGCCGAAGGATCTCCAGGAACTGCGCAACATCCTCGACCGGTCCCGGACCGTCGCCACCGTGGAGGAGTTCGTCGCCCACGACATCGCCTTCCACCTCAGGATCGTCGAAGCGGTCGGCAACCCCGTGCTGTCGATGCTGCTGCAAGTGCTCTCCACCCGCACCCAGCGTGTCCGCATCGTCCGCGGCAGCCAGGCCAGTCACGCCCTGAACAGCGCCCATGAGGACCACGAGCAGATCCTCAGCGCGCTTCAGTCACGCGACGCCCTGCTCGCCACCGCTGCGGCGACCGTCCACATCACGGCCGTGGAGCAGTGGCTGGCCACGAGTCTGTCCGACGACCCGATACGAGCGATCGACGACTGA
- a CDS encoding sugar ABC transporter ATP-binding protein, protein MADTATARATGPGTPAPVVEATGISKRFGATVALRDARITVAPGEAHALVGRNGAGKSTLVSILTGLQQPDTGTLHFSGEPAPAFGDIDAWRSRVACVYQRSTIIGDLTVAENLFLNRQSAGAVQPIRWKQLRRRAEELLGEYGVAVDAAARARDLTVEQRQFVEIARALSFGARFIILDEPTAKLDARGIDRLFDKLHDLQRQGVAFLFISHHLQEVYDLCTTVTVYRDAAHILTAPVAELGHQALVETMTGESASAVAAAVGRSPLARADAPQVLAIDGLTLPGVCEDISLAVRSGEVVGLAGATASGNVQVGEAIAGLHRAKDGRITVGGRSVRTGSVPSALTAGVGLVPEDRHLQGLVNNRSVAENATLTVTDQLGPFGTVLPARTKAFAGRMIRDLDIKTPGAATPVSALSGGNQQKVVVARALATDPHVLVAIRPTNGVDVKSKEFLLGRIRQVADGGKAALIVSDELDDLKVCDRVVVMFHGRVVAEFDRGWKDEVVVAAIEGVSGDKAPATASPASAVPASTGADEHGR, encoded by the coding sequence ATGGCGGACACCGCGACCGCCCGGGCGACCGGCCCCGGCACCCCGGCCCCTGTGGTCGAGGCGACCGGCATCAGCAAACGATTCGGCGCGACCGTAGCGCTGCGCGACGCCCGGATCACCGTCGCCCCCGGCGAGGCGCACGCCCTGGTCGGACGCAACGGCGCCGGCAAGTCGACGCTCGTGTCCATCCTCACCGGCCTCCAGCAACCCGACACCGGCACCCTGCACTTCTCCGGCGAGCCGGCGCCCGCCTTCGGCGACATCGACGCCTGGCGCTCCCGCGTGGCCTGCGTCTATCAGCGCTCCACGATCATCGGTGACCTGACCGTCGCCGAGAACCTCTTCCTGAACCGGCAGAGCGCCGGGGCGGTGCAGCCCATCCGCTGGAAGCAACTGCGCCGGCGTGCCGAGGAGTTGCTCGGCGAGTACGGCGTGGCCGTCGATGCCGCCGCGCGGGCCAGGGACCTCACCGTCGAGCAGCGGCAGTTCGTCGAGATCGCACGGGCCCTGTCGTTCGGGGCGCGGTTCATCATCCTCGACGAGCCGACCGCGAAACTCGACGCCCGCGGCATCGACCGGCTGTTCGACAAGCTCCACGACCTCCAGCGTCAGGGCGTCGCCTTCCTCTTCATCTCCCACCACCTGCAAGAGGTGTACGACCTGTGCACCACGGTCACGGTCTACCGTGACGCGGCCCACATCCTCACCGCGCCCGTCGCCGAACTCGGCCACCAGGCGCTGGTGGAGACCATGACCGGCGAGTCGGCCTCCGCGGTCGCCGCCGCCGTCGGCCGGTCTCCCCTCGCGCGGGCGGATGCCCCGCAAGTGCTGGCGATCGACGGCCTGACACTGCCCGGCGTCTGCGAGGACATCTCCCTGGCGGTCCGCTCCGGCGAGGTCGTCGGGCTCGCCGGCGCCACCGCAAGCGGCAATGTGCAGGTGGGCGAGGCGATCGCCGGTCTGCACCGGGCCAAGGACGGCCGGATCACGGTCGGGGGCAGGAGCGTGCGCACCGGCAGTGTGCCGTCCGCGCTCACCGCCGGAGTCGGTCTGGTCCCCGAGGACCGCCACCTCCAGGGGCTGGTCAACAACCGCAGCGTGGCGGAGAACGCGACGCTCACCGTCACCGACCAGCTCGGTCCGTTCGGCACGGTGCTGCCGGCCCGCACCAAGGCCTTCGCCGGACGCATGATCCGGGACCTCGACATCAAGACCCCGGGAGCCGCCACCCCGGTCTCCGCCCTCTCGGGCGGCAACCAGCAGAAGGTCGTCGTCGCCCGTGCCCTGGCCACCGACCCGCACGTCCTGGTGGCCATCCGCCCCACCAACGGGGTCGACGTCAAGTCCAAGGAGTTCCTCCTCGGCCGCATCCGGCAGGTCGCGGACGGCGGCAAGGCCGCACTGATCGTCTCCGACGAACTGGACGACCTGAAGGTCTGTGACCGGGTCGTCGTCATGTTCCACGGGCGCGTGGTCGCCGAGTTCGACCGCGGCTGGAAGGACGAGGTCGTCGTCGCCGCCATCGAGGGCGTCAGCGGCGACAAGGCCCCCGCCACCGCGTCCCCCGCATCCGCCGTACCCGCCTCAACCGGCGCAGACGAGCACGGAAGGTAG
- a CDS encoding ABC transporter permease — protein sequence MSATTDLTEPAVSKAEPAAADTTRRRVDLGRFRELSLVPAILVLGLIGFIVSPAFLTADNLIGVAQQSTELSLLVLATTFILIAGRMDLSLESTIGVAPVIAVWLVLPTSGGRFNGLGLFPEWTAIPLCLLVGVVIGAVNGFLILKLRLNGFIVTLGALTMLRGLQVALSEGQSIVELPSSFTYLGKASWLGVPAAIWVCALLFAVGGSALAWLRHGRALYAIGGNAEAARTAGIRVDRIVWIVLIIGSVLAAFAGILYSGHYGSISATQGSGWIFQVFAATVIGGVSLNGGKGSVFGALTGVLTLQLVVNVMTLAGVPPLWNQFLNGAIIIVALIISRFASGEKQE from the coding sequence ATGTCCGCCACCACAGATCTCACCGAGCCCGCAGTGAGCAAGGCCGAGCCGGCCGCCGCGGACACCACGCGCCGCCGGGTCGACCTCGGGCGCTTCCGTGAACTGTCCCTGGTCCCGGCGATCCTCGTCCTCGGCCTGATCGGGTTCATCGTCTCGCCGGCCTTCCTGACCGCCGACAACCTCATCGGTGTGGCCCAGCAGTCCACCGAACTGAGCCTGCTGGTGCTCGCCACGACCTTCATCCTGATCGCCGGACGGATGGACCTCTCGCTCGAGTCCACCATCGGTGTGGCGCCCGTCATCGCCGTGTGGCTCGTCCTGCCGACCAGCGGCGGCCGATTCAACGGGCTCGGTCTCTTTCCCGAGTGGACGGCAATTCCCCTCTGTCTGCTGGTCGGCGTGGTGATCGGTGCCGTCAACGGCTTCCTCATCCTCAAGCTGCGCCTCAACGGCTTCATCGTCACCCTCGGCGCCCTGACCATGCTGCGAGGCCTCCAGGTCGCCCTCTCCGAGGGCCAGTCGATCGTCGAACTGCCCTCCTCCTTCACCTACTTGGGCAAGGCGTCCTGGCTGGGCGTACCCGCCGCCATCTGGGTGTGCGCGCTGCTCTTCGCCGTCGGCGGCAGTGCACTGGCCTGGCTCCGGCACGGCCGGGCGCTGTACGCGATCGGCGGCAACGCGGAGGCGGCCCGTACCGCGGGCATCCGCGTCGACCGCATCGTGTGGATCGTCCTCATCATCGGCAGCGTCCTCGCCGCGTTCGCCGGCATCCTCTACAGCGGCCACTACGGCTCCATCTCCGCCACCCAGGGCAGCGGCTGGATCTTCCAGGTCTTCGCCGCGACCGTCATCGGCGGGGTCAGCCTCAACGGCGGCAAGGGCTCCGTGTTCGGCGCCCTCACCGGCGTCCTCACCCTCCAGCTGGTCGTGAACGTCATGACCCTGGCGGGCGTACCTCCGCTGTGGAACCAGTTCCTCAACGGAGCCATCATCATCGTCGCCTTGATCATCTCCCGGTTCGCCTCGGGCGAGAAGCAGGAATAA
- a CDS encoding sugar ABC transporter substrate-binding protein, producing the protein MNLARTRSTAAAATAVLAVLALATACNRESADSVASGGDKPAIGIDLPRSDSDFWNSYAEYMKKDIKSDGINALPLSNSQNDVTKLVANVQVFQNTGAKAVVMAPQDTGAIASTLDTLASKKIPVVSVDTRPDKGDVYMVVRADNRAYGTQACEFLGKQLGGKGKVAEFQGALDSINGRDRSEAFAECMKTKFPKIKVFELPTDWKGDVASAKLQSLLAQHPDLNGIYMQAGGVFLQPTLALLEQKGLLKPAGQKGHISIVSNDGIPQEFDAIRKGQIDATISQPADLYAKYALYYAEAAAEGKTFKPGATDHDSTIIKLPNGLEDQLPAPLVTKDNVDDKTLWGNNVG; encoded by the coding sequence ATGAACCTCGCTCGCACCCGCTCCACCGCCGCAGCCGCCACCGCCGTCCTCGCGGTACTGGCCCTCGCCACCGCGTGCAACCGCGAGAGCGCCGACTCGGTCGCATCGGGCGGCGACAAGCCCGCCATCGGGATCGACCTGCCGCGCTCCGACTCCGACTTCTGGAACTCCTACGCCGAGTACATGAAGAAGGACATCAAGTCCGACGGCATCAACGCGCTGCCGCTCAGCAACTCGCAGAACGACGTCACCAAGCTGGTCGCCAACGTGCAGGTGTTCCAGAACACCGGCGCCAAGGCCGTGGTCATGGCCCCCCAGGACACCGGCGCCATCGCCTCCACCCTCGACACGCTCGCGTCGAAGAAGATCCCCGTGGTCAGCGTCGACACCAGGCCCGACAAGGGCGACGTCTACATGGTGGTCCGTGCCGACAACCGGGCGTACGGCACCCAGGCCTGCGAGTTCCTCGGGAAGCAGCTGGGCGGGAAGGGCAAGGTCGCCGAGTTCCAGGGCGCTCTGGACTCGATCAATGGACGCGACCGCTCCGAGGCTTTCGCGGAGTGCATGAAGACGAAGTTCCCGAAGATCAAGGTGTTCGAGCTGCCCACCGACTGGAAGGGCGACGTGGCCTCCGCCAAGCTGCAGAGCCTGCTCGCCCAGCACCCCGACCTGAACGGCATCTACATGCAGGCCGGCGGTGTGTTCCTGCAGCCGACCCTGGCCCTGCTGGAGCAGAAGGGCCTGCTGAAGCCGGCCGGCCAGAAGGGGCACATCTCGATCGTCTCCAACGACGGCATCCCGCAGGAGTTCGACGCCATCCGCAAGGGCCAGATCGACGCCACGATCTCCCAGCCCGCCGACCTCTACGCCAAGTACGCGCTGTACTACGCCGAGGCCGCGGCCGAGGGCAAGACCTTCAAGCCGGGTGCGACCGACCACGACTCCACGATCATCAAGCTGCCCAACGGCCTCGAGGACCAGCTCCCCGCGCCGCTGGTCACCAAGGACAACGTCGACGACAAGACCCTGTGGGGCAACAACGTCGGCTGA
- a CDS encoding amidohydrolase yields MTGAETGPGIVDAHHHVWDLSVRDQDWISGDELAPLQSDFTIADLAPEARAAGVTATVLVQTITVPEETPEFLALAADSDLVAGVVGWTDLTAPDVAETLAELRAGPGGEHLVGIRHQVQGEPDPRWLVRPEVLRGLAAVAEAGLVYDLVVKPHQLAAAVEAAQRLPGLTFVLDHIGKPHIASGELAPWAQQIRSLAALPNTVCKLSGMVTEADWDSWTVAALTPYADTVLDAFGPERLMFGSDWPVCRLAATYTEVIALARELTAGLGSAERHDVFAGTAVRTYDLPVTARPSPPQETPCA; encoded by the coding sequence GTGACCGGAGCGGAAACCGGGCCCGGCATCGTGGACGCCCACCACCATGTGTGGGACCTGTCCGTCCGTGACCAGGACTGGATCAGCGGAGACGAACTCGCCCCGCTACAAAGCGACTTCACCATCGCGGACCTGGCACCGGAGGCCCGCGCGGCCGGTGTCACCGCCACCGTGCTGGTGCAGACGATCACCGTGCCGGAGGAGACCCCGGAGTTCCTGGCCCTGGCCGCCGACAGCGACCTGGTCGCCGGGGTCGTCGGCTGGACCGACCTGACCGCCCCCGACGTCGCCGAGACCCTCGCGGAGCTGCGCGCGGGCCCCGGCGGGGAGCACCTGGTGGGCATCCGCCACCAGGTGCAGGGCGAGCCGGACCCGCGCTGGCTCGTCCGCCCCGAGGTACTGCGCGGCTTGGCCGCGGTCGCCGAGGCGGGACTCGTCTACGACCTCGTGGTGAAGCCCCACCAGCTCGCCGCGGCCGTCGAGGCCGCACAGCGCCTCCCCGGCCTCACCTTCGTCCTCGACCACATCGGCAAGCCGCACATCGCGTCCGGCGAACTCGCCCCCTGGGCGCAGCAGATCAGGAGCCTGGCCGCCCTCCCCAACACCGTCTGCAAACTCTCCGGCATGGTCACCGAAGCCGACTGGGACTCCTGGACCGTCGCGGCCCTCACGCCGTACGCCGACACCGTGCTCGACGCCTTCGGACCCGAGCGGCTGATGTTCGGCTCGGACTGGCCGGTCTGCCGGCTCGCCGCCACGTACACCGAAGTGATCGCCCTCGCACGCGAGTTGACTGCCGGGCTCGGGTCGGCCGAGCGTCACGACGTCTTCGCCGGTACGGCCGTGCGGACCTACGACCTGCCTGTCACCGCGCGGCCGTCCCCGCCCCAGGAAACCCCATGCGCATAG
- a CDS encoding L-rhamnose mutarotase, whose translation MRVALHTKVRADRIEEYEAAHREVPEELTAAIRAAGVSEWTIWRSGTDLFHVLEVEDYQAMIAELDKLPVNITWQARMADLLDVVHDYSAQGADASLPVVWEL comes from the coding sequence ATGAGGGTCGCCCTGCACACCAAGGTCCGCGCCGACCGCATCGAGGAGTACGAGGCCGCGCACCGCGAGGTGCCCGAGGAACTCACCGCCGCGATCCGCGCCGCGGGGGTGAGCGAGTGGACGATCTGGCGAAGCGGCACGGACCTGTTCCATGTGCTGGAGGTCGAGGACTACCAGGCGATGATCGCCGAACTCGACAAGCTGCCCGTCAACATCACCTGGCAGGCCCGGATGGCCGACCTCCTCGACGTCGTCCACGACTACTCCGCGCAGGGCGCGGACGCCTCGCTGCCGGTGGTGTGGGAACTGTGA
- a CDS encoding fumarylacetoacetate hydrolase family protein translates to MKLLRVGAPGEERPAVRTDDGRLLDLSSVTPDIDGVFLASGGVDRARAAVTAGELTELDQDGLRIGAPVTRPGKVICVGLNYRDHAAETGAAIPPRPVVFMKDPGTVVGPYDEVLIPRGSVKTDWEVELAVVIGRRARYLDGPEAARAVIAGYAISHDVSEREFQLEYSPQWDLGKSCETFNPLGPWLVTADEAGDPQNLGLHLSVNGVKRQDGHTGDMIFPVDHIVSYLSQYMVLEPGDVINTGTPAGVALGLPGTPFLRPGDTVELSVDGLGSQRQTFAQA, encoded by the coding sequence GTGAAACTGCTACGAGTCGGCGCCCCCGGTGAGGAGCGGCCGGCGGTCCGTACCGACGACGGCCGACTGCTGGACCTGTCCTCCGTGACCCCGGACATCGACGGCGTCTTCCTCGCCTCCGGAGGAGTGGACCGGGCCCGCGCGGCTGTCACGGCGGGAGAGCTGACCGAGCTCGACCAGGACGGCCTGCGGATCGGCGCACCCGTCACGCGCCCCGGCAAGGTCATCTGCGTCGGGCTGAACTACCGCGACCACGCCGCCGAGACCGGCGCCGCGATCCCGCCCCGCCCAGTGGTGTTCATGAAGGACCCGGGCACGGTCGTCGGCCCCTACGACGAGGTACTGATCCCGCGGGGGTCGGTGAAGACCGACTGGGAGGTCGAGCTGGCGGTCGTCATCGGACGGCGGGCTCGCTACCTCGACGGTCCTGAGGCAGCGCGGGCCGTGATCGCGGGCTATGCGATCAGCCATGACGTCTCGGAGCGCGAGTTCCAGCTGGAGTACTCGCCGCAGTGGGACCTGGGCAAGTCCTGCGAGACCTTCAACCCGCTCGGCCCGTGGCTGGTCACCGCCGACGAGGCCGGTGACCCGCAGAACCTCGGCCTGCACCTGAGCGTCAACGGCGTGAAGCGGCAGGACGGCCACACCGGCGACATGATCTTCCCGGTCGACCACATCGTGTCGTACCTGAGCCAGTACATGGTTCTGGAACCGGGCGACGTGATCAACACCGGTACGCCCGCGGGCGTGGCTCTGGGTCTTCCCGGCACTCCCTTCCTGCGCCCCGGCGACACCGTCGAGCTTTCTGTCGACGGCCTCGGCAGCCAGCGCCAGACCTTCGCCCAAGCGTGA
- a CDS encoding SDR family NAD(P)-dependent oxidoreductase → MTGLSGLRAVVTGGASGIGLATARALAAQGAAVAVLDLDPGGAGEPLLGFKADVSDDASVRAAVDAAATQLGGIDILVNNAGIGAAGTVEDNPDEQWHRVLDVNVLGMVRTTRAALPHLRRSAHASVVNTCSIAATAGLPQRALYSASKGAVLSLTLAMAADHVREGIRVNCVNPGTADTPWVSRLLDAADDPEAERAALNARQPMGRLVTADEVAAAIVYLASPAAASVTGTALAVDGGMQGLRLRPVDRS, encoded by the coding sequence ATGACCGGTCTGTCAGGGCTCAGGGCCGTCGTCACCGGCGGCGCGTCCGGCATCGGGCTGGCCACGGCCCGCGCGCTGGCGGCGCAGGGCGCGGCGGTCGCCGTGCTCGACCTCGACCCGGGCGGCGCCGGCGAACCGCTGCTCGGTTTCAAGGCCGACGTCAGCGACGACGCCTCCGTACGTGCCGCCGTGGATGCGGCGGCGACGCAGCTCGGCGGCATCGACATCCTCGTCAACAACGCGGGCATCGGCGCGGCGGGCACCGTAGAGGACAACCCCGACGAACAGTGGCACCGAGTCCTGGACGTCAACGTCCTCGGCATGGTCCGCACCACCCGCGCCGCCCTGCCCCACCTGCGCCGCTCCGCGCACGCGTCCGTCGTCAACACCTGTTCCATCGCGGCCACCGCGGGACTGCCCCAGCGTGCCCTGTACTCCGCCAGCAAAGGCGCCGTGCTGTCGCTCACCCTGGCCATGGCCGCCGACCACGTCCGCGAGGGCATCCGCGTCAACTGCGTCAACCCCGGCACCGCCGACACACCCTGGGTCTCCCGGCTGCTGGACGCGGCCGACGATCCCGAGGCCGAGCGTGCCGCCCTCAATGCCCGTCAGCCGATGGGCCGCCTGGTGACCGCCGACGAAGTCGCCGCCGCCATCGTCTACTTGGCGAGTCCGGCAGCTGCGTCCGTCACCGGCACCGCGCTCGCGGTGGACGGCGGTATGCAGGGACTCAGGCTGCGCCCGGTGGACCGGTCGTGA
- a CDS encoding L-fuconate dehydratase, with protein MTTTSARITAVDTYDVRFPTSRELDGSDAMNPDPDYSAAYVVLRTDAGDGHEGHGFTFTIGRGNDVQVAAIGALRPHLVGRSVEELCADPGSVNRDLIGDSQLRWLGPEKGVMHMAIGAVVNAVWDLAAKRAGQPLWRLLAHAEPEWLVSQVDFRYIADALTPEDALQLLREGRTGLAEREAVLLERGYPGYTTSPGWLGYSDDKLTRLAKQAVADGFTQIKLKVGADLADDIRRMRTARAAVGEEIRIAIDANQRWNVDEAVEWTKALAEFDPYWIEEPTSPDDILGHAAVRRGVAPVKVATGEHVQNRIVFKQLLQAGAIDVLQIDAARVGGVNENLAILLLAAKFGVPVCPHAGGVGLCELVQHLSMFDYLALSGTTENRVIEFVDHLHEHFTAPVVMRDGHYTAPLTPGFSATMHPESLTEYRYPDGTFWAADLAGREEAA; from the coding sequence TTGACTACAACCTCCGCCCGGATCACCGCCGTCGACACCTACGACGTCCGTTTCCCCACCTCGCGGGAACTGGACGGCTCCGACGCGATGAACCCGGATCCCGACTACTCCGCCGCCTATGTCGTGCTGCGCACCGACGCCGGCGACGGGCACGAGGGCCACGGCTTCACCTTCACCATCGGACGCGGCAACGATGTCCAGGTCGCCGCGATCGGCGCCCTGCGGCCCCACCTCGTGGGCCGCTCCGTGGAGGAGCTGTGCGCCGACCCGGGCTCGGTCAACCGCGACCTGATCGGGGACAGCCAGCTGCGCTGGCTCGGCCCCGAGAAGGGCGTGATGCACATGGCCATCGGTGCCGTCGTCAACGCCGTGTGGGACCTGGCCGCCAAGCGCGCCGGACAGCCCCTGTGGCGGCTGCTCGCCCACGCCGAACCCGAGTGGCTGGTCTCCCAGGTCGACTTCCGCTACATCGCCGACGCCCTCACCCCCGAGGACGCCCTCCAACTGCTGCGCGAGGGCCGCACCGGGCTCGCGGAGCGCGAGGCCGTCCTGCTGGAGCGCGGCTACCCCGGCTACACCACCTCTCCGGGCTGGCTCGGCTACTCCGACGACAAGCTCACCCGGCTGGCCAAGCAGGCGGTCGCCGACGGCTTCACCCAGATCAAGCTGAAGGTCGGCGCCGACCTCGCCGACGACATCCGCCGCATGCGCACCGCCCGCGCCGCCGTCGGCGAGGAGATCCGCATCGCCATCGACGCCAACCAGCGCTGGAACGTGGACGAGGCGGTCGAATGGACCAAGGCGCTCGCCGAGTTCGACCCGTACTGGATCGAGGAGCCCACCAGCCCCGACGACATCCTCGGCCACGCCGCCGTCCGCCGGGGCGTCGCCCCCGTGAAGGTCGCCACCGGCGAACACGTGCAGAACCGCATCGTCTTCAAGCAGCTCCTCCAGGCCGGCGCCATCGACGTCCTCCAGATCGACGCGGCCCGGGTCGGCGGCGTCAACGAGAACCTCGCGATCCTGCTGCTCGCCGCGAAGTTCGGGGTGCCGGTGTGCCCGCACGCCGGCGGTGTGGGCCTGTGCGAGCTGGTGCAGCACCTGTCGATGTTCGACTACCTGGCGCTGTCCGGCACGACCGAGAACCGCGTCATCGAGTTCGTCGACCACCTTCACGAGCACTTCACCGCCCCCGTGGTGATGCGCGACGGCCACTACACCGCGCCGCTGACCCCGGGCTTCTCCGCCACCATGCACCCCGAGTCCCTCACCGAATACCGTTACCCGGACGGCACCTTCTGGGCCGCCGACCTCGCTGGACGGGAGGAAGCGGCATGA
- a CDS encoding aldo/keto reductase, whose product MRTTTLGGSAVPVSELALGCAALGNLFHPVTDEAAHATVEAAWDAGVRTFDTAPHYGLGLSERRLGAALRDRPRDAYTLSTKVGRFLVPNPEGGAGDDLADGFAVPATHRRVWDFSADGVLRSLEASLERLGLDRVDIALLHDPDDHADQALREAYPALERLRAEGVIGAIGVGMNQSALPARFLRETDLDVVLLAGRYTLLEQDSLTELLPEAAARGRSVVIGGVFNSGLLTAPRPGATYDYAPAPQQVLDRALRLLAVCERHGVPLRAAALRFPFGHPAVASVLTGARTPEEVRDTVEQLRRPIPDALWDELRAEGLLDPDTPIPAATPVGKAAPTGQAMPPKEPS is encoded by the coding sequence GTGAGGACCACCACGCTGGGCGGCAGCGCCGTACCGGTCTCGGAACTGGCCCTGGGCTGTGCCGCCCTCGGCAACCTCTTCCACCCGGTCACCGACGAGGCCGCCCACGCCACGGTGGAGGCGGCCTGGGACGCCGGTGTCCGCACCTTCGACACCGCGCCGCACTACGGTCTCGGCCTGTCGGAACGGCGGCTCGGCGCCGCGCTGCGCGACCGCCCCCGTGACGCCTACACCCTCTCCACCAAGGTGGGCCGGTTTCTCGTGCCGAATCCGGAGGGCGGCGCCGGCGACGACCTGGCCGACGGCTTCGCCGTCCCGGCCACCCACCGCCGCGTCTGGGACTTCAGCGCCGACGGAGTGCTGCGCTCCCTGGAGGCCAGCCTGGAACGCCTCGGCCTCGACCGCGTCGACATCGCCCTGCTGCACGACCCCGACGACCACGCCGACCAGGCCTTGCGCGAGGCGTACCCGGCGCTGGAGCGGCTGCGCGCGGAAGGCGTCATCGGAGCGATCGGCGTCGGGATGAACCAGTCCGCCCTGCCCGCCCGGTTCCTGCGTGAGACCGACCTCGACGTGGTGCTGCTGGCCGGCCGCTACACCCTCCTGGAACAGGACTCGCTCACCGAACTGCTCCCGGAGGCAGCAGCCCGCGGCCGGAGCGTGGTCATCGGCGGAGTGTTCAACTCCGGGCTGCTGACGGCCCCCCGGCCCGGCGCCACGTACGACTACGCACCCGCTCCGCAGCAGGTCCTCGACCGGGCGCTGCGGCTCCTCGCGGTCTGCGAACGCCATGGTGTGCCGCTGCGGGCCGCGGCGCTGCGCTTCCCGTTCGGCCATCCCGCGGTCGCGAGCGTCCTGACCGGCGCGCGCACTCCCGAGGAGGTGCGCGACACGGTGGAGCAGCTGCGGCGCCCGATCCCGGACGCCCTGTGGGACGAGCTGCGCGCCGAGGGCCTGCTGGACCCGGACACCCCCATCCCCGCAGCTACACCGGTCGGCAAAGCCGCGCCGACCGGGCAAGCCATGCCGCCGAAGGAGCCGTCATGA